From Polyodon spathula isolate WHYD16114869_AA unplaced genomic scaffold, ASM1765450v1 scaffolds_2102, whole genome shotgun sequence, a single genomic window includes:
- the LOC121310423 gene encoding histone H2B 5-like, translating into MPEPKAAPAPKKGSKKAVAKSQPKGGKKRRKSRKESYAIYVYKVLKQVHPDTGISSKAMGIMNSFVNDIFERIAGESSRLAHYNKRSTITSREIQTAVRLLLPGELAKHAVSEGTKAVTKYTSSK; encoded by the coding sequence ATGCCAGAACCGAAAGCTGCACCCGCGCCGAAGAAAGGCTCCAAGAAGGCTGTTGCCAAGAGCCAGCCTAAGGGAGGAAAGAAGCGCAGAAAGAGCAGGAAGGAGAGCTACGCGATCTACGTGTACAAAGTGCTGAAGCAGGTCCACCCCGACACCGGCATCTCTTCCAAAGCGATGGGCATCATGAACTCGTTCGTCAACGACATTTTCGAGCGCATCGCCGGCGAGTCGTCCCGCCTGGCTCACTACAACAAGCGCTCCACCATCACTTCCCGGGAGATCCAGACAGCCGTGCGCCTCCTGCTGCCCGGAGAGCTGGCCAAGCACGCCGTgtctgagggcaccaaggccgtCACCAAGTACACCAGCTCCAAGTAA
- the LOC121310424 gene encoding histone H4: protein MSGRGKGGKGLGKGGAKRHRKVLRDNIQGITKPAIRRLARRGGVKRISGLIYEETRGVLKVFLENVIRDAVTYTEHAKRKTVTAMDVVYALKRQGRTLYGFGG from the coding sequence ATGTCTGGTCGTGGCAAGGGAGGTAAAGGACTCGGGAAAGGAGGCGCTAAGCGTCATCGCAAAGTGCTCCGTGATAACATCCAGGGCATCACCAAGCCTGCTATCCGCCGCCTGGCTCGCCGCGGAGGAGTGAAGCGAATCTCCGGGCTGATCTATGAAGAGACCCGCGGGGTGCTGAAGGTGTTCCTGGAGAATGTGATCCGGGATGCCGTCACCTACACTGAGCACGCCAAGAGAAAGACCGTCACCGCTATGGATGTGGTGTACGCTCTGAAGCGCCAGGGGCGCACTCTCTACGGGTTCGGGGGCTAG